In Solanum lycopersicum chromosome 5, SLM_r2.1, the following are encoded in one genomic region:
- the LOC101260535 gene encoding probable protein phosphatase 2C 33 gives MGSCLSSDSRSPHPGSPASAIRKRKNSKKRSGSRNSSFDFHKEELLHRIPGRMFLNGSSEVASLFSQQGKKGTNQDAMIVWENFGSREDTVFCGVFDGHGPFGHMVAKRVRDALPLKLSTHWEVNIKSEDVLREISLNTGSSLYPEDAVLISAEESRLSIDVEETKNHLEVFQTLKESFLKAYKVMDRELRSYTNIDCFCSGTTAVTLVKQGEHLVIGNVGDSRAVLGTRGEDDSLTAVQLTVDLKPDLPAEFERIRKCKGRVFSLQDEPDVARVWMPNSNSPGLAMARAFGDFCLKDFGVISVPEISYRRLSEKDEFIILATDGIWDVLSNDEVVNIVDSASSRSSAARALVEEAVQAWKITYPTSKVDDCAVVCLFLDSNLNNFSTASSTEDNNKSFISTEMSEVSYNTGGALSPPALNRSCTLREGEEVPAVSNEEAWEQDELLPKTEKEWSALDAVAIGGSKSKMK, from the exons ATGGGGTCCTGCTTGTCATCTGATAGCAGGAGTCCTCATCCTGGTTCTCCTGCATCTGCAATTAGGAAGAGGAAGAACTCAAAGAAGAGGTCAGGATCGCGGAATTCTTCCTTTGACTTTCATAAGGAAGAGCTTCTGCATAGGATTCCCGGGCGTATGTTCTTGAATGGTTCTAGTGAGGTGGCTTCACTCTTCAGTCAGCAGGGAAAGAAAGGGACTAATCAAGATGCTATGATTGTGTGGGAG AATTTCGGTTCCAGAGAAGATACTGTTTTCTGTGGTGTTTTTGATGGTCATGGTCCTTTTGGTCATATGGTTGCAAAACGAGTCAGAGATGCACTTCCCTTGAAGCTAAGCACACACTGGGAAGTTAATATAAAAAGTGAAGACGTTCTAAGAGAGATCAGTCTCAACACGGGGAGTAGCCTATATCCCGAGGATGCTGTCCTCATCTCTGCTGAGGAGTCGAGGCTCTCAATTGATGTTGAAGAGACTAAAAATCATTTAGAAGTATTTCAGACATTGAAGGAGTCATTTCTGAAGGCGTATAAGGTTATGGATAGAGAACTGAGAAGCTATACCAATATCGACTGCTTCTGTAGTGGAACAACAGCAGTAACGCTAGTTAAACAG GGTGAGCATCTTGTTATTGGTAATGTTGGAGACTCTAGAGCTGTGCTGGGTACGAGAGGCGAGGATGATTCTCTCACTGCAGTGCAATTGACAGTAGATCTTAAGCCCGATTTACCAG CGGAGTTTGAGAGGATTCGCAAATGTAAAGGGCGAGTGTTTTCTCTTCAAGATGAACCGGATGTTGCAAGAGTGTGGATGCCAAATAGCAACTCTCCTGGTCTTGCCATGGCTCGTGCTTTTGGAGATTTTTGCCTCAAGGATTTTGGTGTCATCTCAGTACCTGAAATTTCTTATAGGCGTTTATCCGAGAaagatgaattcattattctGGCGACAGATGGG ATTTGGGACGTGCTTTCAAACGATGAAGTAGTAAATATTGTGGATTCGGCTTCATCCCGTTCATCTGCAGCTCGAGCACTTGTTGAAGAAGCCGTTCAAGCCTGGAAGATAACATACCCAACTTCTAAAGTCGATGACTGTGCTGTTGTCTGCCTCTTCCTCGATTCAAACTTGAATAATTTCTCTACTGCTTCTAGTACAGAAGACAACAACAAGTCTTTCATCTCAACGGAAATGAGTGAAGTTAGCTACAATACGGGTGGTGCCCTTAGTCCACCTGCATTGAATCGTTCCTGTACTCTTCGAGAAGGTGAAGAGGTTCCAGCAGTCAGCAATGAGGAAGCCTGGGAACAGGATGAGTTGCTACCTAAGACGGAAAAAGAATGGTCTGCTCTTGACGCGGTAGCTATTGGAGgatcaaaatcaaagatgaAATAG